The DNA region aattgaaggtgttcaaagaaggtTCACCAAAGttgttctggggtattccgacaaaaaagactatcaccaaagatgtcaacaacacAAATTAGGACCTCTCTGGATCAgatgtatcaaattaaatcttgtctctatctaccggcttattaacggtatttcctactcctcggtatccaccccttcataccttatgatatcatcccacaatctacgcaataaggagaatattctagcgattccaagaacccacacaaacttacgtcagaattctTTCCTtcttcgctactcaaccatgtgtaacagactgccagtgaacctccgttgcagtgaaactacaacctgGTTTaaaagtctccttgacgattttctttccgaaagtggattatgtcacctattgaatatcaatgtattcaataatgatttgtacaaacaaggtccgtcatccatttaattgcttgaaaagcaaaataaaacctttaagtctttccacgtctattttattttatttctatttatcctaatatatgaaatctgcttatgttcgtgtttatcattattaccgttattaataacattattagttctccgacacattagatattctttttgtatcttcttatccttctaaacatatttaactccagattACCCTTTAAAAgcaattttgactttcatagcatcaatcttaattattattgcacaaatatttatactaatatccggtttcatcctgtatactattacatgaatctaaatgtattcatccgagtgctttaacggattataattattttattttttcaattgctggtttctttctgaggttgatattcattacacaatgattattcttatcatggatcagaacttttcactaagtgttcacttcttttctctcttctttccctccaaataaatattattcttaagattacgaagtttgtaattaaaacaataaattgtgttacacttaaattaaattctcaaacccgttttatcttcactatgcatatatgtctcatacatattgatatttcattatccttttcatttaattgtaactttcatagcatcactccaaactataactgcacaaacatttattctagcgtcatatcttactgccattataagttattttttcttaattatttttgttactaatttaacgatacacacatagtcgtttattcttgttctgtgttcgtaaacacgcctattagactgtttgtatatttcacgtctcctttatttctattcccttattttctccatttccttctttaaactcaattcaatattcttctcaattgcacagacccgatttattattattaatattctactattattgctctaaatttttttaaatggcaAGTATTATGccgacattattgaaaattgtgtattattgcatttttgaagaaacccgaaatggttccTTCACAGCACTTATGTACcgataagatgtttgtgaataataataataatagatgaaGATTGACCCTAATAATTTGAAGATGAGCATCTTTTAAGTCGAATTTCAAGGATACCTTAGACCTATGAAGTCAACtaagaatatcttcagcttcctCCATTGTacacgtttgcttcaacaaactgGAGCTTAGTGTTAATCTACAGCCACCGCatattctaggggtcttgccaTCAAACTGCAATCGCGTAACAATAGGAGTATCCTGTGCAACAGATCGAATTGGTTCAATGATACTTTTTGTACACAAATCATTCAATATCTTATGTACTGTTTCTCGgagaccataaggaattattcgtccTTTAAGAAAGACTGaatcaccctgtacttgaagtttgATGGGTTGAATTCACATTCCCTCTACTGTAGTTAGCACAGGTAGCTTCCAAATCCTTAAGTAAAGCATCATAACTTTCTTTAAAAATTTTAAGCCTTTCTAAGTTTTTCAAAACTAGTATTAACGGTCTTGTTTCAATAACTTAGAATTCACAAGGCATATATTAGgaattatcatcattaattaGCAATTCATATAATCCTCGGATAAGCAGTTTGTGTCCAGTATCCCCAATACTGGGTCTTCAGCGAGTCGTACTACGGAGTTAGAATCTAGAGATTTCAAGTTTTTCAATGAAAGAAgggactctatactgcctgtgttaacaataatattatggAATCGATCAAGGGTGGTACGTAATCACTTCTGAATGTGCAAATTACTTTTCGAAGTCGTGAATAAAGATAACTGATCATTAGAAACACCCGACTTAACAAAATCAGAACTAGAAGGTTTATCATCACTAGTGGCGAGTTGAGCAGTAGCTTTACAGACCGACTTCATATGTCCTATTTTGCCACACTTAAGGCATTTAGCATGAAAGAAGCCCTCTCCACTATATTTGCTGCAAAAAAGTTCCACAAGATGCTGCTTGGCAGGCATTTCACCTTATTAACAGACCATAAACTGCTACTGACAGTTTTGGATCCAAAAAGGTATCCCTGTATATACAGCAAACCGTCTACAGCGACGGGCAACTACACTGCTGGGCTATGATTTCAAGGTAAAGTATCAACCGACAACGGATTTTGGATAGGCAGATACCCTCTCAAGATTGATTGGTTCACATGCAAATCAAGAAGAGAAGGTGCCTGTAGCTGCCATAGATGTTGGGGCTGAGGTTCACAAAGTATTGGCAGACGCAGTTTCCTGACTCCCGGTCACATTCGAAGCCATTAAAGAAGCTAGCAAGAAGGATAATGCATTGAAGATTGTTCGCCACTGCATACTCAACAAGTGGCATTCATCTAGACTACATGGAGATCTCTTACAATATTTTCGTCGACGAGAGTCCTTAACGGTTGTCGATTCGTGCATCATGTTTGGCCACCGTATCGTTATGCTCAGAAATCTTCGACACCAATTCATTATGCAGTTCCACAGTGGGCACCCGAGGATAAGTAAAATTAAATCACTAGCTCGCAGCTATACATACTAGCCGTCAATGGACCATGATATAGAACAAAAATGTAGCAGTTGTTGGTCCTGTCTAGAGGCTGCGAAGAATCCAACGAAAGCTGAACCACAACCATGGCCCAAACCGGACGGGCCTTGGCAAAGAATACACGCTGATTTCGCCGGACCAATACAAGGCAGAAATTACTTAGTTGTTGTCGATGCTTTCACAAAACGGCCAGAAGTATATGACATGCCGAAAACGACATCAGAGAGTACAATAAGAAGATTGTCAGGATTGTTTGCTTGTTTCGGGGTTCCAGAGTTCTTAGTGACCGACAACGGTACTCAGTTTTCATCCGCTTTCAAACGCTTTTGCAGTGAAAATCTCCTCCGTATCATCCTCAGTCGACTGGCCAAGCAGAAAGATCCGTGGATACGATAAAAAGAGCTCTGATCAAAGGGGAGGTGAGGGTACCCCAGAACAAGTGATCAGTAAGTTCCTAAGGTCTTACAGAGTTACCCCTAATCCGGCAGTACCAGAAGGAAGTCACCAGCCGAGTGTATGTTCGGAAGGAAAATCCGGACAGTCTTTAACAGTATGTTGCCACCCAGAAAGACAAATAAACCCACGAATGAGTATCGTACGGTCACTCGTAGCTTTCAGGTGGATGAAAAGGTACTTATCAAATCGTATCAAGGTAATAGGAAGTGGGAACCAGGTGTCATAGAACGTCGAATCGGAAATGTACTGTACGTAGTTCGGATAGGTGTCGGAAAATGTATAagacacataaatcaaatgcgAAGAGACGGCAGTACAATGGTCTCAGAAAGCCGACTCCCATTTCAATTGCTCGTAGATTCATCTCAGAATTGCCCTCAGGCGCGCAAACATAGAAGATGTAAACAACGCAAGGGCAAAGCAGTACAACCCTCGAGAGTGATGGACCGCAAGAGGAATGTGGCAACCAAGTTTCAGGTGGATCCGAGAAAAAAGTCTTACACAAcagagtttaaagaaggaaggTGTGGCGACGGaacacgggtgaactcgaggaagctgtaagaggctcagaaggagccgaagatatttcatccaatcaccttttggaagaatataCTAGAATTCCTACATGTAGCTTCCCCTGTATGTGGATtggaggactgtaatgatgatttcgttcttactaaaaactataaatacctgacaattttgtactataactgacactgtctgggaataatattcctttcatcagtcttctgtcttctcattgcgactTGAGAGTGTTCTGGCGTTCTAGTGCTcacgttatacgcggtatatcaagaacaaccttctagatataacaaagaCACATGAATTACATAAGCGAAATCTACCATAGGATAAGCATTTACTAAAACTGTGCTCACTTCTATAACCTGCCTTGCAACTCACTTTTTGTATTTTCACGAGAATCAGAACCATTATTAACCAAACGTGAGCTCGAACGACATTGAGAATGAAGTTCATCACGACGACTAAGAGAAGTATTAGAAACtttcactgattgaaaatcAAGTCCATTCACTGCCTCGTAGTTAACACATGCTATTTTTATTTCTTGGAATGAACTTTTAGGCTTCAGAActaattctctttccaaattgGCCAGTTCGACGGCAGAAAATCCCCTTTAAacttcaacagttttatcaaGTCCTATTTAGAGAGCAGAAACATAGTGTTTCCACATTCATTTCAAAAGTATATGGATAAAAGTGAGTTAcaaaatcagttcgaggactcgaCTTCGAGCCTTATGAAGAGTGCCTCCAATCATTGAACTTTCACACACTAGAGTATAGGCATCTCAGGGGTGACCTTTTAATGACTTATGGATATCCTCTTAGATACCTACATAAGCTCAGTTCTAACACAAATCCTAAAGAAAGCATCCAGAAACTAGAAACACAACAtaacagaacggactgtagacacattTTTCATGATTTAAGAGTAGACAAACTCTGGAAATCACTGACGACTAAAGTAGTCCAAGAGAAATCCGAGAAGTCTCAAGGATTAGGGACAACGTCTTACCATAGTTTATTagtatttttcttttcatcGTTAAATATGTAGGTCTttaacgtagatgatctatgccAGATAATTGCGGACCTACTGGAGTTAGACGAGAATGGTATGACCAACGGCTAACGTCGAAAGCACGCCTCTTGGTCAGCACCTAAAGTGAAATTCCTCTCCGTATCAAGGTATTATGGATGCTTTGAAATCCGTAAAACACAAAGGAAGTTATGATGGAAATGTATTAGTAGgaatgagtacagagaagataATGAGACCGCCATGGCATTGGCCAGTCCATGACATTCGATTAAATGATGCGTGTTGGCTGTCCTTGACTTTGACAGGGaccgatgatctgttcgatattcagtgaacCAACTACCGATGATTTGTCTTGGGCTCAGTGATATTTCAGTGGCCCCACAAATATATTTAGAATTCTACCTAGAGGCATCGATGACTTACTACCAGTAGATACGGAAATCCGTTAAACGAaggcttcttctattccgtccagaGCGATTTCGCCCTCTGAGCATAGTCAGGGCAGGCAAGTACAGAAACCAATTATTGTAATCTAGCTTGTGACTAGGTTTTTGGAAGTGTTATTCGAAATGTTCTCAGGGCGAACGATTCAGGAGTTGGGTTGTTTTCTGAACTTGATCAAAAAGTTTAAAAAGGCATTGAGGTTCAGTAGAGTCATTTGTATCACAGACCAAGTTACTAAGCAACAATAGAAAAAGCTAAATCAGTGCTTTTCGCAGTGATTTTTTGACTTTACTGCAGCAAAAGACTACTTAAATATGAGAAAACCTAATATTTGTGTGATCAAACAGACACGCAACAAACCCTATACACTTGAAGTACGCAATGACCGCCTCTTGTAAAGGTGATCAAGGTCATTGGAACGAAACGGCGGGCGGCATTAGAGGGGTTTGACTTTTTAACGTGCCTTGTATGTCTGTGTTCACGTTTCTATCTCGTTCCCTTCCCCCGTTAATAAACATACCTGGAGTAACATCTACTCTTTGTATCAGCCAAAAGGTTTTTTGTTCGATACTTCCGACTAAAATGTAGCTTCTGCGGTTGTATGGTCTCATCTTTTCTGACTCCACCGGTGTGTATGCTTTTGGACCGGAAGTACTGCGATCTCTGCGAAAGCTGGAAAGTTTAGTTGACAATAACATGTTACAGCTAGGAGCTCAGCGTGTTTTGCTCCCAACGTTAGGTCCGAGACACATCTGGGAAAAGTCtggtatgtgtatatatatatatatatacagtctTTATAAACCGCACAGGTCGATGGTCTACCATGCAGAGTAGCTTATTCAGAGTCAAAGACAGATTATCTCATGAGTATTGTTTACAGCCAGTAATATATAATTCTCTCACATTCTGTTAGACCCATGAAGAATGTATAACCAATTTCATTGCCTGTCTAAATTTGTCGTATAAGTCCCTCCCTGTTTTGATGTATCAGGTAAGCTACATAAAAATACTTTTGTTTTCAAGATAACCAGCAAATTTCGAGATGAACCCCACCCAAAACATGGTCTAGTCAGGGGACGTGAGTTTGTAATGCAAGGTACAGGCACTTTATTCTGTTTAAATTCCAGACCTTTACACATTTGATGCTTCTGCCGAGACAGCTGAGGAAACGTATAGACGTGTGAAGACTGCGTATTCTGACTTGTTGACTAACCTTGGGTTACCGTACCTAGTTGGTAAGCAGACCCTTTTTGTGGCTAGTCCCTCAGTATAATCGATAGATGTCACTTGCAAATTATAAACGACTGATTATTTTAAGGTAATTATTCACTAGGAATACACTATCTAAAATATCCCCTTTTTCATAAAAACTACTTGTATAGTCATTTTTAGTAAGCTGTCATCCCATGATTTTAAGTTCTGGATGCTATGTTGGTAACATCAGTCCCGACcctagctgctaccttgacgcggtggtcgggcttgcccatCGTGGTAATCCAACGGAGTCATATTTGCtgaaacatatgttcctgtaggttctaccatgccaggcaggtcgattggagaacggtaagactagaagcagcaactcaaggtttGAGGGCAAAGTCTTACTGCTGATTGCAGAGGgatgtgacagcagtaaagtgtttccctcagacaaccagcatctgcagcacTGCTTCCTTCTCACAaagaaggaaggggttagagaaggtcgaccctaaaaatgtcacgcCTCACCTTACCTCCCGAAATTCCGTCcacggcggtaaggccctttgaagaacggagctaacacgttaaaaaccccacaaaaaggccgtgcgcgaccggcctcaagcagttgtcccttgggatatgcggtcacgctcccaggtcgttaagaccaacattaatccaacttccttttcaggttcctcaagaagtacccttccacagtgtgggcagccgggaagtgacatcagacCTCATACCCTTAACAGCACACAAGACTGGGCATCAGTCCTAAAAGTCAACTGTTAGATCTCACAACTTAGTACTCATTTAAAGCACAGTCCTGTTGTCCTCGTTATTTTCCGCACGGTAGTTGATAAAGTGTGACTATATCCACTGACTAGTAACTGCGGTTCACCTGAGTTTTGGTAATATATCCCCTTTTGTTCTATCTAAATTCCTAACACTGAATTAATATGATATGAACTTTAGGATATTTCAGAGATATGAACCCTTAAAACGAATCAGCAGTAATATGAAGCACGAATATATTTTAGCTTTAATCTCCAGTTTGTTGGTGTTGGTAATGAGCGTTTACTTTGAGAGCTCACATAAAAAGTATCTGAATATTCTCCTGGTGTATTATGTCAGTAGAAAGCACTCGATAGATTAAAAATCTCATCATTAAAAAGTTGTCAAAATCACTACTATAAGCATCCGTTGTCCGATTTTCGGGTGTCCGAATTAAATACATTATCAATTCACCATtgagaaataaatttgaaatacgTCCCGTTATTACGTTGCATACAAGTGACATAGATTTCAACCAATCTGCATGTTATGcaaaacatatatgtatattcaaaaGAGATTATGCCGATTTGCATGAAAGTGAATTGTCTTGGTCATAAGAACAATCAGTAGTCGTCAGATTGTCTCATATACGTCTGAAGGTAAAATAAAAGGTGTTGCGAATAATTAATAAAGCAAGGTCTTATAAACGTTCTTAAAAAGTAACGGGAGAAAACTGACGTCTGGTGGTTAACTACAAGCACTATATCAACATCATATACATATTAACCTTCACCAGGTCTCCTCTAATTTGCTGTTGAGTGAAATCTCAATCCTTTTTCATTTCTTTAAGTTATAATTTATTAACTCCATCTGTTACATCCCAACATCTTTGGCATTCTTTATAAATCAAGCATCTGCAGATCCAGGAAATGTTGGTGGTCTCATTTCAGAGGAATTTCACGTTCAAGCTGATGTAGGAGAAGACCGAATATTAGTGTGTTCAAAGTGAGTTGTACTCAATTTTGTGCTATTCTGATTAACATATTTAATCTCATCATATAGATTCAAACAGATTTACCCACTTATCTGATTGGTCTTTACTTAAAAAAGGAATCCgtctgctctccctctcgaaatgctctcacacggccacgcgtatacagcctctgccagggaagtcctactcactgccttttcgtggcgggggtgttgtttacgaaaatgagaggacgaaaagcgaatgtccgacgctttaaccggattccaaaccaattgtgcacatggactccagtatcctgcgggaacaaatggcgtacgaaccaattgttggtcaccggcttccataggactgcatctccttacgatgctccactgccttgtggatcagaccttcaggtcgaaggctcggggagtggccccataagaaaaccacccggttcggtttgggcacccgggcagtatcacagccctcacacatcgaataagatttgtgtggcgcatatgcatttggtgcttctttgtaccattatctatgtgttgaaataaaataaataataaaaatacctTGCAAAATCTATCAAATGTGACTGAGCAAATACTGGAAATGTAACTATTAGAACTACTTTACGGACTATTAGCACTTACATTTTTACTCTATAATTATTAAGACGCTAGCTGTAGCCGAAATAATATACACGGGGGATATGGACAGAACTGGCATTCTTATCGGCGAATCGTTAAAACAGTAAACCAAAGGTGCACTGATCTTTTCGGTTCACTGGACCTCATAAAACCTAAACTTCGACTTATAATATTATTCAAATACTTCTCATAAGTCGCTTTCTAAACGTTAAGGTTTTTTCAAAGATCGAAAATAAGATCTTTGCGTTCGAAAAGTGGTCGATAGTTCCAAATGACCAAAGTTTCATGGTTTGTTTTACCTATTAACTATACCAATGAAAATTACCCTATCAGATGTCAATAGACCTACATTTATCGCGGGCATTGAAGTAATGTACCTTTTCTGTGTAAGTCCAAAGTGTTACCTTACAGTGAACATCGTAGTATCGAACAATTGTATTCTCTAGATCTTTCTTTTGATCAGCCAAGCTACTAGAAAAtggttatttattgaaaattaacaAGCACTTAGCACATTATGAGTACCATTTACAGCTTTTGAAGCAGCCAGTTATATATGAATGGGTAATAATAGATGCCTGTGTTTTCCTGTTTATAGTTCTTTCTAATTCAGTTTGATGAATTTAAACGGCAGGAAAGTATGTcactttatttaaacaaaacatagGTTCTTTGGTTCAAACAATAACTTAACATCAATCTTCTGGAAGCTGATTATAATGTAGAGTGAATTAAGCAAAATTGTTTGTCCCTCACCACCTATCGGTAACTATGAGAGCTGTTAGTTATAAGCAATGTAGGACTTGGTACGAATCTACATTGGCCCAAGGTATTGCACCATGTAATCAAAGGttgatgaaattatcaaaagaAATACCACTGAAGTAGTATCAATGGTAGTGAACAGTAGGCATGAAAGATACCTAAACATAAAGTATTATGAAGGACCCAATGTTAAGTCGAATTAACGAGTGACTAATAGGGCACTGAAACTGTTTCGACTCCCAGATAATACCAAACACTACAAAGTTGAAATGCTTGCTTGTCCATTCAGCGAAACTCCAACTAAGCATgcgaaaatactttattttcgAAAGTTGTTCTAGCGTTAATGATAAGATATTGAGAATTACCATGTTGTCCGTCCGATATATGTCCATATTATCCAAAACAAGCAACGTTAGTTTCCTGCCAAGGCGTAAAAACCATGTCTATTTTATTGTGGAAAATGTTCTTTCTCATATCTTGTCTCAGAATTATAGTAAGGTACCTAACCACGTTTACCTATTATTTTTCAGTTATTTAAGGCCGCAGTGAAGTATGCTAACATAACATTTGTTCTTACATTTCGCTTGTATAAATCTTAAATTGTAAAATCAgttaatttcttttaaaaatctGTCCAAATATCCATCACACTTCTTGATTCACTTTAGATGCTCCCTGAAATTCAATTCAGAACTTAAAGGTATTTATCATTCTGAAGGAAATTACTTACAGGTGAAGTTGCCAGCTCATTGTGTTCTTTACAATCTTGCCCAAAAGTATTCAATGAAGTTCAAGGTATAGAAGTAAGTAATCAAGAATTATCAGCGAAAGAGTTATTAGTTATTATTACCAAGGTTGGACTTAATTTCGAATAATtggagcattgggtagattgttataaatgaattaatatatttgtaatatcccaatatgtagaaaaattagattttctactcattgggatattaaaaatatattcatttatttataaagttATTGTTTCCGTCCGTAAAAAACTTCAGCTGGTGACTGTTGACCTTACATTAGCCGCCATTACTTCAACATGCCCCTTAGTTAACTGGACGCATTGTCATCAAACTATTTTGAAGTGTACATTCATGGCACAACAGTGATATAGTGCTTGCGTGATCaactatttatattcatttgtttgagTAACGATTATTCTGAAATCGAATTAACGATGGACACATTTAGTGAACGGATATCAGAGAGCAGAATTCGCCAGCAAAgtgttaattttttaaaattcaaaacACAATCAATCCTAAATGATTTACTGTTTTTCTCTTCTATTTAAGCATCCCTAACCAGTTGGATACCTGTACTGCTTAAAGTAAAGGGGATATGTTACTTTCGTAGCTTATTATGTGACATGATagattatatttatcattatctaGTACACGTCATTTAATACTGCTTTAAGAGCACACTTCTATCGAACTCATGAAAGATACGTAGTAATGTGGTTGGAAAGAACCCTAAATCATTGCTTCCGATGTAACTTTATAGGTCTCGTTTGACATCACGATGTACTTAGCTTTGAATGTCACTGATTGGACagtttcatgtttatttttttaaggtCGCCCACTGTTTCCTATTGGGTGAACGATATTCAAAGTGTTTTGATGCCACTTATCAATCCCCTTCAGGCTCAAAGTAAGTTGTAGTGAAATAACCTCTGAACAACTACATTGTCTTCATCATTTTTTTAGTGTTTGGAAATTTTACGTATGATGTTTATCTTATAAAATGACACACATCACTTCATATATTTTATATCCTAGACTTATGTTCATGGGGTGCTATGGTCTTGGAATATCACGTTTACTTGCCGTCTGCATCGAACACTTGACAAGAGTTGCATTTCCTGACAAATCTAAAGATCAGATCACACAGCTTCGATGGCCTGTCCGAATCGCACCATACAGCGGATCAATAGTTCTACAGAAGGTAGTTGGTTTATACTTTGAGTAATATGGGAACTTTTAAATATGGATTCTAACGACTAAGAAGTTCAGTTCTCGTAATGTTGttgtattactactactactacatgtTTTTGTAATAAGCTGGTCACAAAGCAAGTATGTCTTCTGTACACACCTATTAAAGTGATGTCAACACCTGATTACGCAGTAAGTACATATGACTGAGATCACGGTATGAATGCTAGCTTTTTTTCCGAACCATCACAAGGGTTAGATCGTTATAAATAAGTACTTCACTAAACTTTATCCACAAGTGGCTGTAAGAATGTCCTGTTTATGAAACACCAACAAACTAACTTTCAGATACAATTATGACGTTTTTCTATTTACCTGAAGGAAACGGCCAAGGACAGTGTGAATCCAGATGAGCTGAAATATATCCTCGATACCATTCAAAGTGATTCCATCAACTTCAAGTTACTTGGTGACATTTTGGTGGATGATCGCAAAGAATTAAGCTTGGGTAGAAAAATTCTGGATCAAAGCCGCTTGGGAATACCCTGGATACTTATTGTAAAGGTACTTATAAACTCGTAGATTTGATTTAAAAACCTACCATATCACTAACAGTGTACACAAAAAGAAGTAGAGGGTATGTGTGATAACTATACGGAATGAGGTTCATTATCTAACCTGGCTGGTTTTGTCAAGAATCTTCCACTGTCCCTACGTACATCATCAGCAGAAACTTTAGATTAGAGTAAGGTTTCCGAATCTCTCCACATATGACTGCTTGTTCTGTCGATCTTGGTTGTTGACACCTATCACGCCCAGAAGGACAATAAAAGCTTCCCGATTAAATCACTCAaattagagaacaaaactccatttgGGCTACAGATCTTCTCCAAGATTAATAAACTGCCGAACTGAACCAGGTTGATATTAAAATTCATACAAAAAACTAAAATACTTTAAACCTGGATGAATGGTGAACATGCAGTTAATAAACTGGCATTAATGTAACCCACTGCCACTGCAAAATCAAAAATACCATCAACGAAGATGAAACTAGTTTTAGATTATGCAAAGAAGGTAACAAATTCGCCCATCATTGAGTGGCAAGAATCTCATTTTAGAGAAGTTAAAGTGAAAACCCTATGTTCTGCGTTGGAATTACAGAACTATCCTGAAATCATTACATCCTGTAACTTATTTTCTATGTGT from Schistosoma haematobium chromosome ZW, whole genome shotgun sequence includes:
- the PARS2_1 gene encoding prolyl-tRNA synthetase, variant 4 (EggNog:ENOG410V887~COG:J), which encodes MQDLYTFDASAETAEETYRRVKTAYSDLLTNLGLPYLVASADPGNVGGLISEEFHVQADVGEDRILVCSKCSLKFNSELKVASSLCSLQSCPKVFNEVQGIEVAHCFLLGERYSKCFDATYQSPSGSK
- the PARS2_1 gene encoding prolyl-tRNA synthetase, variant 3 (EggNog:ENOG410V887~COG:J), with the translated sequence MQDLYTFDASAETAEETYRRVKTAYSDLLTNLGLPYLVASADPGNVGGLISEEFHVQADVGEDRILVCSKCSLKFNSELKGEVASSLCSLQSCPKVFNEVQGIEVAHCFLLGERYSKCFDATYQSPSGSKLMFMGCYGLGISRLLAVCIEHLTRVAFPDKSKDQITQLRWPVRIAPYSGSIVLQKETAKDSVNPDELKYILDTIQSDSINFKLLGDILVDDRKELSLGRKILDQSRLGIPWILIVKSQRDGTYELVDVYKDRSCVATLEQARSAFSNPAVFDASSLPSWDHRQNERNINGNKLI
- the PARS2_1 gene encoding prolyl-tRNA synthetase (EggNog:ENOG410V887~COG:J); protein product: MFMGCYGLGISRLLAVCIEHLTRVAFPDKSKDQITQLRWPVRIAPYSGSIVLQKETAKDSVNPDELKYILDTIQSDSINFKLLGDILVDDRKELSLGRKILDQSRLGIPWILIVKSQRDGTYELVDVYKDRSCVATLEQARSAFSNPAVFDASSLPSWDHRQNERNINGNKLI
- the PARS2_1 gene encoding prolyl-tRNA synthetase, variant 2 (EggNog:ENOG410V887~COG:J), with amino-acid sequence MSVFTFLSRSLPPLINIPGVTSTLCISQKLLRLYGLIFSDSTGVYAFGPEVLRSLRKLESLVDNNMLQLGAQRVLLPTLGPRHIWEKSGRWSTMQSSLFRVKDRLSHEYCLQPTHEECITNFIACLNLSYKSLPVLMYQITSKFRDEPHPKHGLVRGREFVMQDLYTFDASAETAEETYRRVKTAYSDLLTNLGLPYLVASADPGNVGGLISEEFHVQADVGEDRILVCSKCSLKFNSELKVASSLCSLQSCPKVFNEVQGIEVAHCFLLGERYSKCFDATYQSPSGSKLMFMGCYGLGISRLLAVCIEHLTRVAFPDKSKDQITQLRWPVRIAPYSGSIVLQKETAKDSVNPDELKYILDTIQSDSINFKLLGDILVDDRKELSLGRKILDQSRLGIPWILIVKSQRDGTYELVDVYKDRSCVATLEQARSAFSNPAVFDASSLPSWDHRQNERNINGNKLI